One genomic segment of Motacilla alba alba isolate MOTALB_02 chromosome 1A, Motacilla_alba_V1.0_pri, whole genome shotgun sequence includes these proteins:
- the LOC119708677 gene encoding uncharacterized protein LOC119708677 isoform X4 — MQAWVNPEVRVKHKVHAHAFNRLNLLMLLLTDVKNLSSMASMMELELTQKPEIEPMSTAPQKQEDFSESKHKDFCGPPKTVPHASIRLPQQHYVGQVLHFKCQTGYDKRPPTFGSRMCKEVNGRTFWTPLDMRCTNDSNQWPPQTIGPGKMVVITPQQCPDLLTGGSDPPAVVGRVGASKMFTEEALPLRCHPDFLRLC; from the exons ATGCAGGCATGGGTGAATCCTGAAGTGAGGGTCAAACACAAG GTGCATGCCCACGCCTTCAACCGACTGAATTTGCTGATGTTACTGCTGACAG ATGTGAAAAATTTGTCATCAATGGCTTCCATGATGGAGTTAGAACTTACACAGAAGCCAGAAATAGAACCAATGAGCACTGCACCCCAGAAGCAAGAAGACTTTTCAGAGTCCAAACATAAAG ATTTCTGCGGTCCTCCCAAGACTGTTCCACATGCCTCCATAAGGCTGCCCCAACAGCATTACGTGGGACAAGTCTTACATTTCAAATGCCAGACAGGTTATGATAAGAGACCCCCCACCTTTGGCAGCAGGATGTGCAAGGAGGTGAATGGCAGAACTTTCTGGACCCCCCTCGATATGAGATGCACCAATGACAGCAACCAGTGGCCACCACAGACCATTGGGCCAGGTAAGATGGTTGTGATTACACCACAGCAATGTCCTGACCTGCTCACAGGGGGTTCAGACCCCCCAGCAGTCGTGGGGAGAGTGGGAGCTTCAAAAATGTTTACTGAAGAAGCTCTGCCACTGAggtgtcaccctgattttctaagactttgctaa
- the LOC119708677 gene encoding uncharacterized protein LOC119708677 isoform X5, with the protein MFPVAHLLDMSGIENGEVLDPEDVKNLSSMASMMELELTQKPEIEPMSTAPQKQEDFSESKHKDFCGPPKTVPHASIRLPQQHYVGQVLHFKCQTGYDKRPPTFGSRMCKEVNGRTFWTPLDMRCTNDSNQWPPQTIGPGKMVVITPQQCPDLLTGGSDPPAVVGRVGASKMFTEEALPLRCHPDFLRLC; encoded by the exons atgtttcctgttgCCCATCTTCTGGACATGTCTGGTATTGAGAACGGGGAAGTCCTTGATCCAGAAG ATGTGAAAAATTTGTCATCAATGGCTTCCATGATGGAGTTAGAACTTACACAGAAGCCAGAAATAGAACCAATGAGCACTGCACCCCAGAAGCAAGAAGACTTTTCAGAGTCCAAACATAAAG ATTTCTGCGGTCCTCCCAAGACTGTTCCACATGCCTCCATAAGGCTGCCCCAACAGCATTACGTGGGACAAGTCTTACATTTCAAATGCCAGACAGGTTATGATAAGAGACCCCCCACCTTTGGCAGCAGGATGTGCAAGGAGGTGAATGGCAGAACTTTCTGGACCCCCCTCGATATGAGATGCACCAATGACAGCAACCAGTGGCCACCACAGACCATTGGGCCAGGTAAGATGGTTGTGATTACACCACAGCAATGTCCTGACCTGCTCACAGGGGGTTCAGACCCCCCAGCAGTCGTGGGGAGAGTGGGAGCTTCAAAAATGTTTACTGAAGAAGCTCTGCCACTGAggtgtcaccctgattttctaagactttgctaa
- the LOC119708677 gene encoding interleukin-2 receptor subunit alpha-like isoform X1, producing MGTSPMELKWLLMWLLFGFVKGNRPGACPRLQPTEFADVTADRYPLQTKLYYECDPGYGRKASAYLGIQCKSEQQGAVWKYQPFKCFDVKNLSSMASMMELELTQKPEIEPMSTAPQKQEDFSESKHKDFCGPPKTVPHASIRLPQQHYVGQVLHFKCQTGYDKRPPTFGSRMCKEVNGRTFWTPLDMRCTNDSNQWPPQTIGPGKMVVITPQQCPDLLTGGSDPPAVVGRVGASKMFTEEALPLRCHPDFLRLC from the exons ATGGGGACAAGTCCCATGGAGCTCAAGTGGCTTTTGATGTGGCTCTTGTTTGGATTCGTCAAGGGGAACAGGCCAG GTGCATGCCCACGCCTTCAACCGACTGAATTTGCTGATGTTACTGCTGACAGGTATCCACTACAGACCAAACTGTACTATGAGTGTGACCCTGGCTATGGCAGAAAAGCCAGTGCATACCTAGGAATTCAGTGTAAGAGTGAACAGCAGGGTGCTGTTTGGAAATACCAACCATTTAAATGCTTTG ATGTGAAAAATTTGTCATCAATGGCTTCCATGATGGAGTTAGAACTTACACAGAAGCCAGAAATAGAACCAATGAGCACTGCACCCCAGAAGCAAGAAGACTTTTCAGAGTCCAAACATAAAG ATTTCTGCGGTCCTCCCAAGACTGTTCCACATGCCTCCATAAGGCTGCCCCAACAGCATTACGTGGGACAAGTCTTACATTTCAAATGCCAGACAGGTTATGATAAGAGACCCCCCACCTTTGGCAGCAGGATGTGCAAGGAGGTGAATGGCAGAACTTTCTGGACCCCCCTCGATATGAGATGCACCAATGACAGCAACCAGTGGCCACCACAGACCATTGGGCCAGGTAAGATGGTTGTGATTACACCACAGCAATGTCCTGACCTGCTCACAGGGGGTTCAGACCCCCCAGCAGTCGTGGGGAGAGTGGGAGCTTCAAAAATGTTTACTGAAGAAGCTCTGCCACTGAggtgtcaccctgattttctaagactttgctaa
- the LOC119708677 gene encoding interleukin-2 receptor subunit alpha-like isoform X3, with the protein MGTSPMELKWLLMWLLFGFVKGNRPGACPRLQPTEFADVTADRYPLQTKLYYECDPGYGRKASAYLGIQCKSEQQGAVWKYQPFKCFDVKNLSSMASMMELELTQKPEIEPMSTAPQKQEDFSESKHKDFCGPPKTVPHASIRLPQQHYVGQVLHFKCQTGYDKRPPTFGSRMCKEVNGRTFWTPLDMRCTNDSNQWPPQTIGPGLSLLSSFPSSSVTLSVTGMPFY; encoded by the exons ATGGGGACAAGTCCCATGGAGCTCAAGTGGCTTTTGATGTGGCTCTTGTTTGGATTCGTCAAGGGGAACAGGCCAG GTGCATGCCCACGCCTTCAACCGACTGAATTTGCTGATGTTACTGCTGACAGGTATCCACTACAGACCAAACTGTACTATGAGTGTGACCCTGGCTATGGCAGAAAAGCCAGTGCATACCTAGGAATTCAGTGTAAGAGTGAACAGCAGGGTGCTGTTTGGAAATACCAACCATTTAAATGCTTTG ATGTGAAAAATTTGTCATCAATGGCTTCCATGATGGAGTTAGAACTTACACAGAAGCCAGAAATAGAACCAATGAGCACTGCACCCCAGAAGCAAGAAGACTTTTCAGAGTCCAAACATAAAG ATTTCTGCGGTCCTCCCAAGACTGTTCCACATGCCTCCATAAGGCTGCCCCAACAGCATTACGTGGGACAAGTCTTACATTTCAAATGCCAGACAGGTTATGATAAGAGACCCCCCACCTTTGGCAGCAGGATGTGCAAGGAGGTGAATGGCAGAACTTTCTGGACCCCCCTCGATATGAGATGCACCAATGACAGCAACCAGTGGCCACCACAGACCATTGGGCCAG GTTTGAGTCTTCTgtcctctttcccttcctcatcAGTGACACTGTCAGTGACAGGTATGCCATTTTATTAA
- the LOC119708677 gene encoding interleukin-2 receptor subunit alpha-like isoform X2, whose amino-acid sequence MFPVAHLLDMSGACPRLQPTEFADVTADRYPLQTKLYYECDPGYGRKASAYLGIQCKSEQQGAVWKYQPFKCFDVKNLSSMASMMELELTQKPEIEPMSTAPQKQEDFSESKHKDFCGPPKTVPHASIRLPQQHYVGQVLHFKCQTGYDKRPPTFGSRMCKEVNGRTFWTPLDMRCTNDSNQWPPQTIGPGKMVVITPQQCPDLLTGGSDPPAVVGRVGASKMFTEEALPLRCHPDFLRLC is encoded by the exons atgtttcctgttgCCCATCTTCTGGACATGTCTG GTGCATGCCCACGCCTTCAACCGACTGAATTTGCTGATGTTACTGCTGACAGGTATCCACTACAGACCAAACTGTACTATGAGTGTGACCCTGGCTATGGCAGAAAAGCCAGTGCATACCTAGGAATTCAGTGTAAGAGTGAACAGCAGGGTGCTGTTTGGAAATACCAACCATTTAAATGCTTTG ATGTGAAAAATTTGTCATCAATGGCTTCCATGATGGAGTTAGAACTTACACAGAAGCCAGAAATAGAACCAATGAGCACTGCACCCCAGAAGCAAGAAGACTTTTCAGAGTCCAAACATAAAG ATTTCTGCGGTCCTCCCAAGACTGTTCCACATGCCTCCATAAGGCTGCCCCAACAGCATTACGTGGGACAAGTCTTACATTTCAAATGCCAGACAGGTTATGATAAGAGACCCCCCACCTTTGGCAGCAGGATGTGCAAGGAGGTGAATGGCAGAACTTTCTGGACCCCCCTCGATATGAGATGCACCAATGACAGCAACCAGTGGCCACCACAGACCATTGGGCCAGGTAAGATGGTTGTGATTACACCACAGCAATGTCCTGACCTGCTCACAGGGGGTTCAGACCCCCCAGCAGTCGTGGGGAGAGTGGGAGCTTCAAAAATGTTTACTGAAGAAGCTCTGCCACTGAggtgtcaccctgattttctaagactttgctaa